From one [Ruminococcus] lactaris ATCC 29176 genomic stretch:
- a CDS encoding AAA family ATPase yields the protein MSHNVYKVAIQMARTVPSLKEETGVTGYHILYGYSLLFQMDEKTLNLLFSEEERADIEKARKVLEENEILYSYAKARIPTLFPLLGEDSWVNVDQLFKGWRMSGMPFSSGELMRELLKSGKIELNWFKKEMDQEKYFKCLHELKQEKENRMKAQKDKASESDKTSESDKTSGSEKSVELKETSGSEKIENAEKDNHPGVKKSPETEKIDFRQLSVKYQQLTSRLLDTVKGQDEAVMEFVQGCFRGEVFHILEKRKRPAAVFLFAGPPGVGKTLLAETGAEYLGKKTIVFNMSEYSNPSSITELMGSSKKFSGAEEGRLVRFVRKNPDGILIFDEIEKADRKVIHLFLQILDRGLLHNDFLDQDEDFSESIIIFTSNAGKALYEDGTSGDYTRMPKSVLLDAIRKDKNPYTGEQLFPEAICSRIASGNIIMFNHLKTRHLVKMIETQFAEVSRAVEQRLGYQITYDKDLSLLFLYHYGGLTDARIASAQGKNFLEREIFELSRQLGNQKALMDQVENVHFKINKKEMPAEILKLFVNEKRAKVLVMCTDEEFSYFNEVNKIAEMIRVSERKEAEKLLHTDVAMVLIDPYYGENKEHESGVSIDDMYSEGMSFFTELIESEINLPIYFIEFEKIFSVVDKNSLYQRGMAGIVPVNPLAPETVERQIDQILEEIFMEEKSREFAKRGYVLDFNTAQILSSDEKRLFIQYHDLKKRMAVDMDSQSAIMKDAQRPTTKFSEVIGAENAKTELAWFTEFLKNPKKYSMEGRRLPKGVLLYGPPGTGKTMLARAMAGESDVAFLETSATQFMNSYVGKSEENIRRLFRTARKYAPAIIFIDEIDAIAKERTGDTTSQHTESMLNTLLTEMDGFRENVKEPVFVLAATNYDLDGSVSGKKRRIDPALLRRFDNRIYVDLPNEEERKQYLELKLNQKGKNKISEDIISNLAARTTGQSIAILQNVIELAMRNAAKAGTELSGERLLDALEEYNYGEKKTWEQGYYESVAIHESGHAYAAWCAGEKPSYVTIVSRGNFGGYMQHENSENKPNYSREDLLGKIRTSLAGRAAEKVFFGREASLNTGASSDLRSATDMAMRVIATYGMDEENLVCLSPEQILNTTLAKEFIERTNRLLKEQMKETENLICSGREKVEALAKKLLEQNHLTQNEIQNIFDET from the coding sequence ATGAGTCATAATGTATATAAGGTTGCAATACAAATGGCACGAACAGTCCCTTCCCTGAAAGAAGAAACGGGAGTGACGGGCTATCATATTTTATACGGATATTCACTTCTTTTTCAGATGGATGAGAAGACTCTGAATCTTTTATTTTCAGAAGAAGAAAGGGCTGATATTGAAAAAGCACGGAAGGTCCTGGAAGAAAATGAGATTTTGTATAGCTATGCAAAAGCAAGAATACCAACTTTATTTCCATTGCTGGGGGAGGATTCGTGGGTAAACGTAGATCAACTTTTTAAAGGGTGGAGAATGTCGGGGATGCCGTTTTCTTCAGGAGAGTTGATGAGAGAGCTGCTGAAAAGTGGAAAAATAGAATTAAACTGGTTTAAAAAAGAAATGGATCAGGAAAAATATTTTAAATGTCTGCATGAATTAAAGCAGGAAAAAGAAAATAGGATGAAAGCTCAGAAAGACAAGGCATCAGAATCAGATAAGACATCAGAATCAGATAAGACATCAGGATCAGAGAAGTCAGTAGAATTAAAAGAGACGTCAGGATCAGAAAAGATAGAGAATGCGGAAAAAGACAATCATCCCGGAGTGAAAAAATCACCAGAGACGGAAAAGATAGATTTCCGACAATTATCAGTGAAATATCAGCAGTTGACAAGCCGTCTGCTGGATACTGTGAAGGGCCAGGACGAAGCAGTAATGGAATTTGTTCAGGGCTGCTTTCGAGGGGAGGTATTTCATATCCTGGAAAAAAGAAAAAGACCTGCGGCAGTGTTCTTATTTGCAGGGCCTCCGGGAGTTGGAAAGACTCTTCTTGCAGAGACAGGAGCAGAGTATCTCGGAAAAAAGACGATTGTATTTAATATGAGCGAATATTCAAATCCATCTTCCATTACCGAACTGATGGGAAGTTCTAAAAAATTTTCGGGAGCGGAAGAGGGGCGGCTTGTAAGGTTCGTGAGGAAAAATCCGGATGGAATCTTGATCTTTGATGAGATAGAAAAAGCGGACAGAAAAGTGATTCACTTATTTTTGCAGATTCTTGACCGGGGACTTTTACATAATGATTTTCTGGATCAGGACGAGGATTTTTCAGAAAGTATTATCATTTTTACATCGAATGCAGGAAAAGCTTTGTATGAAGATGGGACGAGCGGTGACTATACAAGGATGCCTAAGAGCGTTCTGCTTGATGCCATCAGGAAAGATAAAAATCCATATACCGGGGAGCAGCTTTTCCCTGAGGCAATCTGCTCCAGGATTGCCTCAGGAAATATCATTATGTTCAACCATCTCAAAACCAGACATCTTGTGAAAATGATAGAGACGCAGTTCGCAGAAGTAAGCAGGGCAGTTGAGCAGAGGCTGGGGTATCAGATTACTTATGATAAGGATCTGTCGTTATTGTTTCTATATCATTATGGCGGACTGACAGATGCAAGAATTGCATCTGCACAGGGAAAGAATTTTCTTGAGAGGGAGATCTTTGAATTATCGAGACAGTTAGGAAATCAAAAAGCATTGATGGATCAGGTAGAAAATGTACATTTTAAAATTAATAAAAAAGAAATGCCGGCGGAGATTTTAAAACTGTTTGTAAATGAAAAAAGAGCGAAAGTCCTTGTGATGTGTACGGATGAGGAATTTTCGTATTTTAATGAAGTGAACAAAATCGCAGAAATGATCAGAGTCAGCGAAAGGAAAGAGGCAGAAAAATTACTGCACACAGATGTGGCAATGGTGCTGATTGATCCATACTACGGAGAAAATAAAGAACATGAGAGTGGCGTAAGTATTGATGATATGTATTCTGAGGGAATGTCGTTTTTTACAGAACTGATAGAATCAGAAATAAATCTTCCAATCTATTTTATTGAATTTGAAAAAATTTTTTCGGTGGTTGATAAAAATTCGCTCTATCAACGAGGTATGGCAGGAATTGTTCCTGTTAATCCATTGGCTCCGGAAACTGTGGAGCGACAGATTGATCAGATACTGGAAGAGATTTTTATGGAGGAAAAGAGCAGAGAGTTTGCCAAAAGAGGTTATGTGCTTGATTTCAATACAGCACAGATTCTTTCATCAGATGAAAAGAGATTATTTATTCAGTATCATGATCTGAAAAAGAGGATGGCTGTGGATATGGACAGCCAGAGTGCGATCATGAAGGATGCCCAGCGTCCGACAACAAAATTCTCAGAAGTGATCGGGGCAGAGAATGCGAAGACAGAGCTTGCCTGGTTTACAGAATTTTTAAAGAACCCGAAAAAGTATTCCATGGAAGGACGCAGACTTCCCAAAGGGGTGCTTCTGTATGGACCACCGGGTACCGGAAAGACGATGCTTGCCAGGGCTATGGCAGGGGAGTCAGATGTTGCATTTCTTGAGACCAGTGCTACGCAGTTTATGAATTCATATGTCGGAAAGAGTGAGGAAAATATCCGGCGGTTGTTCAGGACTGCAAGAAAATATGCTCCGGCGATCATATTTATTGATGAGATTGATGCAATCGCAAAGGAACGAACAGGAGATACGACCAGCCAGCACACGGAGTCCATGCTGAATACGTTGTTGACGGAAATGGATGGATTTCGCGAAAATGTGAAAGAACCGGTTTTTGTTCTTGCAGCAACAAATTATGATCTGGATGGAAGTGTATCTGGTAAGAAACGAAGGATAGATCCGGCTTTGCTCCGAAGATTTGATAATCGGATTTATGTGGATCTTCCAAATGAGGAAGAACGTAAGCAGTATTTGGAATTGAAGTTGAATCAAAAAGGAAAGAATAAAATTTCAGAAGATATTATTTCTAATCTGGCGGCAAGAACAACGGGGCAGAGTATTGCAATTCTTCAAAATGTCATAGAACTTGCGATGCGGAATGCTGCAAAGGCAGGAACAGAGTTGTCAGGAGAGAGGCTTCTGGATGCATTAGAAGAATATAATTATGGAGAGAAAAAGACCTGGGAGCAAGGCTATTATGAGTCCGTGGCAATCCATGAGTCAGGTCATGCTTATGCTGCGTGGTGTGCCGGGGAGAAGCCGTCTTATGTGACGATCGTATCACGTGGAAATTTTGGCGGATATATGCAGCATGAAAATTCCGAAAATAAGCCGAATTATTCCAGGGAGGATCTGCTGGGAAAGATCAGAACGTCACTGGCGGGAAGAGCCGCAGAAAAGGTATTTTTTGGAAGAGAGGCATCACTGAATACAGGTGCTTCAAGTGATTTACGTTCAGCAACAGATATGGCTATGCGGGTGATCGCAACCTATGGTATGGATGAAGAGAATCTTGTCTGCCTGTCTCCGGAGCAAATTCTTAATACAACACTGGCAAAAGAATTTATTGAGCGGACAAACCGGCTCTTGAAAGAGCAGATGAAAGAGACGGAAAATCTGATCTGTTCCGGGCGTGAGAAAGTGGAAGCACTTGCGAAGAAACTTCTTGAACAAAATCATCTGACGCAGAATGAGATTCAAAATATATTTGATGAAACCTGA
- the proC gene encoding pyrroline-5-carboxylate reductase, which translates to MKLGFIGTGNMAGAIMGGIIKKGIIPAEEIIGSDIMETGRNHVKELYGIQVTADNKEVAEKADILVLSVKPQFYAETIQEIRESVREDQMVITIAPGKTLAWLEEQFGKPVRIVRTMPNTPALVGEGMTAACPNQYVTEKDKAYALKLLGAFGKVEVVPEHMIDAVVAVSGSSPAYVFMLIEAMADGAVAEGMPRAQAYEFAAQAVYGSAKMVLETKKHPGELKDMVCSPAGTTIEAVRVLEQSGFRSAVIEAEKACAEVSRSL; encoded by the coding sequence ATGAAATTAGGTTTTATCGGAACAGGAAATATGGCAGGAGCAATCATGGGAGGCATCATTAAAAAAGGAATCATTCCTGCAGAAGAGATCATTGGATCAGATATTATGGAAACGGGAAGAAATCATGTGAAAGAACTGTATGGAATCCAGGTGACAGCGGATAATAAAGAAGTGGCAGAGAAGGCAGACATATTGGTGCTTTCTGTAAAACCGCAGTTTTATGCAGAGACGATTCAGGAAATCCGGGAATCCGTAAGAGAAGACCAGATGGTCATTACGATCGCACCGGGAAAGACACTGGCATGGTTGGAAGAGCAGTTTGGCAAACCGGTCAGGATCGTGCGTACCATGCCGAATACTCCGGCGTTGGTAGGCGAGGGGATGACGGCAGCCTGCCCGAATCAGTATGTGACAGAGAAGGACAAAGCATATGCACTTAAATTACTGGGAGCTTTTGGAAAAGTAGAGGTCGTACCGGAGCATATGATCGATGCGGTTGTGGCTGTAAGCGGAAGTTCTCCGGCATATGTCTTTATGCTGATCGAGGCGATGGCAGACGGAGCAGTTGCGGAGGGAATGCCACGGGCACAGGCATATGAGTTTGCTGCACAGGCAGTTTATGGAAGTGCAAAAATGGTTTTGGAAACCAAAAAGCATCCCGGAGAACTGAAAGATATGGTCTGCTCTCCGGCGGGAACGACGATCGAAGCGGTCCGTGTCCTGGAACAAAGCGGTTTCCGGAGTGCAGTGATCGAAGCAGAAAAGGCATGTGCAGAGGTTTCAAGAAGTTTGTAG
- a CDS encoding YbjN domain-containing protein — MANMTAKMVSAYLTADDFQHTLLGEDEDVIETGMGGLDNIDHLELYLFFDEDGNYVHIRTKEYVKIPENLKEKIYPVINELNLNFRWCTFVINTDNELIVKMDAILDMDTCGEECKELIYRTVGICDEAYPTIMKALWA; from the coding sequence ATGGCAAATATGACAGCAAAGATGGTGTCAGCATATCTGACAGCAGATGATTTTCAGCATACACTTTTAGGAGAGGATGAAGATGTTATCGAGACTGGAATGGGAGGTCTTGATAATATAGATCATCTCGAACTTTATCTTTTTTTTGATGAGGATGGCAACTATGTGCATATCAGAACAAAGGAATATGTGAAAATCCCGGAAAATCTGAAAGAAAAAATTTATCCGGTTATCAATGAGTTGAATCTGAATTTCAGATGGTGTACTTTCGTTATAAATACTGATAATGAACTTATAGTAAAGATGGATGCAATCCTGGATATGGATACCTGTGGTGAGGAATGTAAAGAGCTGATTTACAGAACTGTAGGAATTTGTGATGAGGCATATCCGACGATCATGAAGGCATTGTGGGCATAG
- the trxB gene encoding thioredoxin-disulfide reductase, with amino-acid sequence MYDIGIIGGGTAGLTAAIYGQRAGKRTLVIEGGAFGGQITTSPKVENYPGIASVSGSEFSMNLLDQAMKLGTEPVRERVTGILEEDGIKIIVTTEREYPCKSIILATGVTHRHLGVPGEERLTGAGVSYCATCDGMFFRGKEVAVVGGGSTALQDAEFLSEYCSKVYLIHRRDSFRGEERIVEGLKKKENVTFILDSVVKEICGEIQVEGLELQNLKTGEKKKLPVSGVFVAVGQIPKNDPFENVVKLDADGFILAAEDCMTSGAGIFAAGDCRTKEVRQLTTAAADGAVAALAACKYLAE; translated from the coding sequence ATGTATGATATTGGAATTATCGGTGGGGGGACTGCAGGACTTACGGCAGCGATTTATGGACAGCGTGCAGGAAAAAGAACATTGGTAATCGAGGGAGGAGCTTTTGGCGGTCAGATCACAACGTCACCAAAGGTGGAAAATTATCCGGGTATCGCCAGTGTCAGCGGCAGTGAGTTTTCCATGAATCTGCTGGATCAGGCGATGAAGCTTGGGACAGAGCCGGTGAGAGAACGTGTGACGGGGATTTTAGAAGAAGACGGGATCAAGATCATTGTAACGACTGAGAGAGAATATCCTTGTAAGAGTATTATTCTGGCAACAGGAGTGACGCACCGGCATTTGGGCGTTCCCGGAGAAGAACGTCTGACAGGTGCGGGAGTTTCTTATTGTGCGACCTGTGACGGAATGTTCTTCCGGGGAAAGGAAGTTGCGGTTGTCGGAGGCGGAAGTACCGCTCTTCAGGATGCCGAATTTTTATCAGAATATTGCAGTAAGGTTTATCTGATACACCGGAGAGATTCATTCCGGGGTGAGGAACGAATCGTTGAGGGACTTAAGAAAAAGGAAAATGTTACTTTTATTTTAGATTCAGTTGTGAAAGAAATCTGTGGAGAAATTCAGGTAGAAGGATTGGAACTTCAGAATCTGAAGACGGGAGAAAAGAAGAAATTGCCTGTATCGGGAGTATTTGTTGCTGTGGGACAGATCCCGAAGAATGATCCGTTTGAAAATGTCGTGAAACTGGATGCAGACGGATTTATTCTTGCAGCAGAAGACTGTATGACATCAGGAGCGGGAATCTTTGCAGCCGGAGACTGCCGGACAAAGGAAGTCCGCCAGCTTACGACGGCAGCGGCAGATGGAGCAGTGGCTGCACTTGCGGCATGCAAATATCTTGCGGAATGA
- a CDS encoding ABC transporter ATP-binding protein encodes MASLSLKGIQKIYPNGFHAVKDFNLEIADKEFIIFVGPSGCGKSTTLRMIAGLEDISDGTFKIDGKVMNNVEAKDRDIAMVFQNYALYPHMTVYDNMAFGLKLRKVPKAEIDKKVREAARILDLEKLLDRKPKALSGGQRQRVAMGRAIVRNPKVFLMDEPLSNLDAKLRVQMRIEISKLHENLGATIIYVTHDQTEAMTLGTRIVVMKDGVVQQVDTPQALYNTPCNLFVAGFIGSPQMNFMDAKCAVNGEDVTLTVGKHVLKVPASKKKALIDGGYDGKTVVLGIRPEDVHDSQAFINNSADSVIESTIKVYELLGAEVFLYFDIEGTQMTARVNPRTTLRTGDKAVFALDMEKIHVFDKETELTITN; translated from the coding sequence ATGGCAAGTTTATCCCTTAAGGGTATCCAGAAAATTTATCCTAACGGATTCCACGCAGTAAAAGATTTCAACCTTGAGATCGCAGACAAAGAGTTTATCATCTTTGTAGGACCTTCAGGATGTGGTAAATCTACAACTCTTCGTATGATCGCCGGACTGGAAGATATTTCAGACGGAACATTCAAGATCGACGGAAAAGTAATGAATAATGTTGAGGCAAAAGACCGTGATATCGCAATGGTATTCCAGAACTACGCTCTGTATCCTCACATGACGGTATATGATAATATGGCATTCGGACTGAAACTTCGTAAAGTTCCGAAGGCTGAGATCGACAAAAAGGTCAGAGAAGCAGCAAGAATCCTTGACCTTGAGAAACTTCTTGACCGTAAGCCGAAGGCTCTTTCCGGTGGACAGAGACAGCGTGTTGCCATGGGTCGTGCTATCGTTCGTAATCCTAAGGTATTCCTTATGGACGAGCCTCTTTCCAACCTGGATGCAAAGCTGAGAGTTCAGATGCGTATCGAGATTTCCAAGCTTCATGAGAATCTTGGTGCAACGATCATCTACGTTACTCATGACCAGACAGAGGCTATGACACTCGGAACAAGAATCGTTGTTATGAAAGACGGAGTTGTTCAGCAGGTAGATACACCTCAGGCACTTTACAATACACCTTGCAACCTGTTCGTTGCCGGATTCATCGGATCTCCGCAGATGAACTTCATGGATGCCAAGTGTGCAGTAAATGGAGAGGATGTTACTCTTACAGTTGGAAAGCATGTACTGAAAGTTCCTGCTTCCAAAAAGAAAGCACTGATCGATGGCGGTTATGATGGAAAGACAGTTGTTCTTGGAATCCGTCCTGAAGATGTTCATGATTCTCAGGCATTCATCAACAACTCTGCTGACAGCGTGATCGAATCTACGATCAAAGTATACGAGCTTCTCGGAGCTGAAGTATTCCTGTACTTCGATATCGAGGGAACTCAGATGACAGCACGTGTTAACCCACGTACAACACTCAGAACAGGTGATAAAGCTGTATTCGCTCTTGATATGGAGAAGATCCACGTATTCGACAAAGAGACTGAGTTGACTATTACAAACTAA
- a CDS encoding ATP-binding protein, with translation MERFILKKLLDWKNSPYRKPLILKGVRQVGKTWILKEFGRRCYENTAYFNFDENEEYKQFFETTKDVDRILQNLMLASGQKILPEKTLIIFDEVQDCPKVINSMKYFCENAPQYHVACAGSLLGIALAKPSSFPVGKVNFMQIDPMTFAEFLLANGDENLAQYLEQVDTLEPIPDAFFNPLYEKLKMYYVTGGMPESVLMWTEARDVSAMQEALSGIIGAYERDFAKHPNLSEFPKISMIWKSVPSQLARENKKFIYKVVKEGARAREYEDALQWLVDARLVHKVYRSSAPGLPIAAYDDLSAFKIYLVDVGLLRRLAQLAPTAFGEGNRLFTEFKGALTENFVLQTLITQFEVMPRYWSQNNPPYEVDFLIQRENDIFPVEVKSEANTTSKSMKKFKELFPDKVRLRIRFSLDNLKLDDDVLNIPLFMADQADRLIGLALEQLQK, from the coding sequence ATGGAACGATTTATCTTAAAAAAATTGCTGGATTGGAAGAATTCTCCCTATCGCAAGCCTTTAATCTTGAAGGGCGTACGTCAGGTGGGTAAGACTTGGATTCTGAAAGAGTTCGGCAGACGCTGTTATGAAAATACAGCCTACTTTAACTTCGACGAAAACGAAGAATATAAACAATTTTTTGAAACAACCAAGGATGTGGATCGGATTCTACAAAACCTTATGCTGGCAAGCGGTCAAAAGATATTGCCAGAAAAGACCCTCATCATCTTTGACGAGGTACAGGACTGCCCGAAAGTCATTAACTCCATGAAATATTTCTGCGAGAACGCACCGCAGTACCATGTTGCCTGCGCCGGTTCTCTGTTAGGTATCGCCTTGGCGAAGCCTTCCTCTTTTCCAGTAGGCAAGGTCAACTTCATGCAGATTGACCCAATGACATTCGCTGAGTTTCTACTTGCCAACGGTGATGAAAATCTGGCACAGTATCTAGAACAGGTGGATACCCTTGAGCCTATCCCTGACGCTTTCTTTAATCCGCTGTATGAGAAGCTGAAGATGTACTATGTCACCGGTGGTATGCCGGAGTCGGTATTGATGTGGACGGAGGCACGAGATGTTTCTGCCATGCAAGAAGCATTGTCCGGAATCATTGGAGCCTATGAGCGTGACTTTGCCAAACATCCTAATCTCAGCGAGTTTCCAAAAATCTCAATGATCTGGAAGTCTGTTCCTTCTCAACTGGCAAGGGAGAACAAGAAGTTCATCTATAAAGTGGTCAAGGAAGGTGCACGAGCCCGTGAGTACGAGGATGCTTTGCAATGGCTGGTGGATGCCCGTTTGGTGCATAAGGTCTACCGCAGCTCCGCTCCCGGCCTGCCGATAGCCGCTTATGATGACCTGTCCGCCTTCAAGATTTATCTGGTGGACGTGGGTCTCCTCCGCCGTCTGGCCCAGCTGGCCCCCACGGCCTTTGGCGAAGGCAACCGCCTATTTACTGAATTCAAAGGTGCATTAACCGAAAACTTTGTGTTGCAGACTTTAATTACTCAGTTTGAAGTTATGCCCCGTTATTGGAGCCAGAACAACCCACCTTACGAGGTGGATTTCCTCATTCAGCGGGAGAACGACATCTTCCCCGTAGAGGTCAAATCTGAAGCCAACACAACCAGCAAGAGTATGAAGAAGTTCAAGGAACTGTTCCCTGATAAGGTCAGGCTTCGCATCCGTTTCTCATTGGACAATCTGAAACTGGACGATGATGTGCTGAATATCCCGCTGTTCATGGCAGATCAGGCGGATCGATTGATTGGGTTGGCATTAGAGCAACTCCAGAAATAA
- a CDS encoding acylphosphatase: MADIRKRIVFHGRVQGVGFRYTAKYLAQSLGLTGWVRNEWDGTVTLEIQGREMLINKLLVGLNHNQFITIDWMDTKEIPVEQENSFWVK; this comes from the coding sequence ATGGCTGATATCAGAAAAAGAATTGTATTCCACGGACGGGTTCAGGGAGTGGGATTCCGCTATACGGCGAAATATCTTGCCCAGTCACTGGGGCTGACCGGATGGGTGCGAAATGAATGGGACGGAACAGTGACACTTGAAATCCAGGGGCGGGAAATGTTGATCAATAAACTGCTTGTAGGGTTGAATCATAATCAGTTTATTACCATAGACTGGATGGATACAAAAGAAATTCCTGTGGAGCAGGAGAACAGTTTCTGGGTGAAATAA
- the thiW gene encoding energy coupling factor transporter S component ThiW, with protein MQKNRTTHSTTAKLAVAGLLTAAAVAGSLLSVPVAGSKCAPVQHMVNVFAAVILGPWWGVGIAFCASFLRNLMGIGSLLAFPGSMVGALCCGIVYHFTKRLDVTCIAEALGTGVLGGLAAYPVAKLLMGLEPGGFTVYMIPFFISTLAGSILAYIVLRVLEKSHVLEQMREN; from the coding sequence ATGCAGAAGAACAGGACAACGCATAGTACAACAGCAAAACTGGCGGTTGCAGGTCTGCTGACAGCGGCAGCCGTTGCGGGCAGTCTGCTCAGCGTGCCGGTAGCAGGAAGTAAGTGTGCACCGGTACAGCATATGGTAAATGTATTTGCCGCAGTAATACTTGGACCATGGTGGGGAGTGGGGATCGCATTTTGTGCGAGCTTTCTGAGAAATCTCATGGGAATTGGAAGCCTGCTTGCTTTTCCGGGCAGTATGGTAGGGGCATTGTGCTGTGGAATCGTTTATCATTTTACAAAACGGCTGGATGTAACATGTATCGCAGAAGCACTTGGGACAGGAGTACTGGGAGGACTTGCAGCTTATCCGGTGGCAAAGCTTCTAATGGGGCTTGAGCCGGGAGGCTTTACGGTTTATATGATTCCATTTTTTATTTCCACGCTTGCAGGAAGTATTTTAGCGTATATCGTCCTTCGGGTTCTTGAAAAAAGCCATGTCCTGGAGCAGATGAGGGAGAATTAA
- a CDS encoding PucR family transcriptional regulator, translated as MEQTPELTKALSELKRLTGLTMQITADTPEETAAALEQIRCLCTAYREKYNKNDFLLSLMKNGIPAYDIYERAGRLHIPVEEKRVIYLLKTKELTDTIIEILRNLFPRRAKTYLVPVSKDILSILHPVRSASSEDEIRKTAHIIVDTLNTEALAHVQIAYSGVIENLAELPGAFRESTLALKVGELFYSEQTVFPYNELGIGRLIYQLPVSLCESFLSEIFGEEVPDGFDEETTLAVNRFLQNNLNIAETARQLHMHRNTLIYRLEQIQKRTGLDLRCFEDAMTFKIATMVMNYLHSERKS; from the coding sequence ATGGAACAGACCCCGGAACTTACAAAAGCACTCAGCGAATTAAAGCGTCTCACCGGACTGACAATGCAGATCACCGCTGATACCCCTGAAGAGACTGCTGCTGCCCTGGAGCAGATCCGCTGTCTTTGTACCGCTTATCGTGAAAAATATAATAAAAATGATTTTCTTCTGAGCCTGATGAAGAACGGTATTCCGGCTTATGATATTTACGAGCGTGCCGGACGTCTTCATATCCCGGTTGAAGAAAAGCGGGTGATCTATCTGCTGAAGACAAAAGAACTCACTGATACGATCATTGAGATCCTGAGAAATCTTTTTCCCCGCAGAGCAAAAACCTATCTTGTTCCGGTCAGCAAGGATATACTTTCTATCCTTCACCCGGTCAGGTCAGCCTCTTCCGAAGATGAGATCCGAAAAACCGCCCATATCATCGTAGATACGCTCAATACCGAGGCTCTCGCCCACGTTCAGATTGCCTACAGTGGCGTGATTGAAAATCTTGCCGAACTGCCAGGTGCTTTCCGTGAAAGTACTTTAGCGTTGAAGGTCGGTGAGCTTTTTTACTCTGAACAGACCGTATTTCCGTATAATGAGCTTGGAATCGGACGCCTGATCTATCAACTTCCGGTATCTTTATGCGAAAGCTTTCTCTCGGAGATTTTTGGTGAGGAAGTTCCCGATGGCTTTGACGAAGAGACTACGCTTGCGGTAAACCGCTTTCTTCAGAACAATCTGAATATTGCAGAAACTGCCCGTCAGCTTCATATGCACCGGAATACCCTGATCTATCGTCTGGAGCAGATTCAGAAGCGGACCGGTCTTGATCTGAGGTGCTTTGAAGATGCCATGACGTTCAAAATTGCAACTATGGTAATGAATTATCTCCATTCAGAAAGGAAATCATAA